TCTATTACTTGCTTGCTGTTTGTGTATAGAATACGCTCTTCGTCAAGCATCGTTCCTGCTAGATATTGCTGGCTGGGGTTTTGGTAGTTGAGATAGGATATGCCTATTTGTAGTCCAAAGGGCAGGTTGTAGCTGACATCTACATTGTGCAGGTAGGTATGCTCATTGCCCTGTTGCTGGGATGTGCCTGTTCCCATCGTTTCATGATGAGGATGGCTGCTGTCCCATTTTCCTGTATATGCCAGGGATAGCTGGTGGTTATCAGCAAATGCATAACTCAGTCCCAAGCGATAGTTGTGAGTCAATCCTGGGGTTTTCTGTGAGGTCTTGTCATGATACGCTACTCGCTTTCCTTGAAGGGGATGATTGGCATTGGTAGTAGTTTCACCGTATGATGTTCCATCTGTAAATGAATACATGGCATCCAGTCCGAATTTTCCTTTTTGGAACAGCAGGTTGCCTTTGCCTTCCCCTTCTCCGTATTTGCTTTGGTTCCAGATGCTTTGTATTTGTCCTGAAAGCTGGTTCTTTCCTACATAGTCTTTGGTAATCAGGTTGATGACCATTCCACGAACATGTAGGCGTGCTGGCGCTGCCAGCATCACTTCGGCTTTGGCTAATTGTGATGCGGGCATGGCTTTTAATCGCTCTGCCAGTTGTGCATAATTGAGCGTGGTTGGTTTACCGTTGATGATGAGAGTCAGTTCCTTTCCTGCATAATTGATGTTGCCGTTTAGTTCGTTTACTCCTGGTATTCGGGTAAGGGCATCATAAGCGTTGTCTGCCGGCATTTTCTCTATGAGCAGTGGCATGTTGTACACCAATTGTCCTCTTTCTGCCTTGACGATAGGACGTGTCGCCTTGACGAAAACCTCTGGCAGGTTTTGCATCATCATCAGGGTGGTAAGCGTGTCTTTTACCTCTTCGTTTTGAGCGCAAAGGGGCTGGCTCAGCAATAATGCTGAACCTAAGATAAAATTTATTTTCATGTGTTTATGTTTGTTTGATGGTTATTGCTTGAGTTGCTCTTTGGCTTTGGATATGAGTTGTGCTGCCTCTTTTTTATCTTCTAGTCTGTTTGCATTTGCTAAGAACATCTGGAGATGCTGTTTCGCTTTCAGCTTGTTCTTGGAAGCGATGAACATTTGGGCGGCATTGTAATAGTTGAGCGGGTCGTCTTCTTCATCGTAAAGGATGCATAACTCAAAGTCACGTGCTGCGTCTGCATATCGGCTGTGTTGAAAATGTAGGTCGGCTAGCCATTTATAGGTTCGCAATGCTCTATCTTTTGGCAAGGAAACCTCTAACGACTGGTTGAAATGAGCCATAGACAATGAATCCATGCAGAAGGATTTCTCTATCAAAGCCAAGTGGAAAAGGCAAGTGGCATTGTCGTTTTTGAACTGAACTGCTTTCTGGTAATGTTTCAGCGCCTTTTCATTGTCCGGCTGGTCCTCATAACAGAGACCAAGGATGAAATTGGATTCGAAATTATCAAATCCTTGTGCTATCAGTTTCTCATACAAGGGTATAGCCTCATCGTATTTGAATTGCATGAATAGGGAATAGGCATATTCCTTGTTGACATATAAGTTCGTGGAATCACATTGAGAAATGTAATTCTTCGCCACTTTTTCTGCTCTGTCTGGTTTGTTCACTCCATTGTAATGCACTGCAAGCGAAGCGATAATTTCACTGTCGTATGGGAATAAGAATGCGATGCGCTCGCCCCAAAGAGAAACCTTGTCATTGTTGTTCTGATTGAGATACGCATAATAGAACATTCGCATGTCTTCGTGGTTGATGCTATCTGATGGAATCTTGTCTAGGCAAGAAATGCAGGCGGTGTAGTTGCCTACTTTCCGATAGCAGGAAGCCAGTTTCCTGCGTGCTCCCAGGTGAGATGGATTTGCTTCCAGATACTTTTGGTAGTATTGGGTTGCATGAAATACATCATATCTACTCAAACAGCTGTCTCCTTGTTGAAGTAGATTAGCTGTGGTCTCGTTGGCCTTGGCATTCATTGCCATACATAGCCATAATATAAGGATCAATCTAAACTGTTTCATCGTTTTTGCTGATTATTTCTTTCTTACTTCGGGAGTGAAAACGACAGGCAAGGTAAACTCCATGTTTACTTCCTCGCCATCGGAGAGTCGGGCAGGCTTCCAATGAGGGCTTCTCTTGAGAAGTTCAATCACAGTCTGCTCGTAGGCTTTTTCTTTGGGAGCTTCGAGAACTTTAAACAATCCCAATGTTCCATCCTTTTGAACGGTGAAGTTGATGACGACTCGCGCAGGTTTGTCTTCCAATCCTTTAGGATATTGGATGTTTGTCATCACCCATCTTAGGAAATCGTTGATGTCGCCATTGCCGTTGAAGATTGGCATCTGACCACCTTCCGGTAAAACAGCTATCGTCTTTAACACATGAGGTTGTGATACGCTTTGCGGTTTGAACATAAGGACGATGGTTATACCTATTATTGCTATCACGCAAGCGGCTATCCCAAATACCTTTTTATATATATGAGATTTTGTGTATCTTGTTTCCTGTGCTTTGCCCAGGAAATAAGTTTCTTCCAGATTGTTTTTTTCTTTCATACCTTTTACGATTTTATGGAGTTGTCTAAAAGTGCTTTTAATTGTTTGAGTGGTTCCTTGCTGACGTGCAGAGTGAATTTCTCGCAAAACCGTTCGTTGTACAAAACTAGTTCTGAAGTGTTGAGGTTGATGCTGAAAATGTGCTGGCTATTAATAATGTAGTTTCTGCCAACACGAGCGAAGAAGTGTGCCGTTTTGGCAAGTTGCTCTACTATTTTCTTCTCAAAGACCACAAGGTTGAACGAGAAGGTGTATTCATCGCCGTTGGTGAGTCGGAGATTGCAATAGCTTCCTTCCGAACAGACGTATGCTATCTGTTCGGAAGCCACTCTGAGCAAGAAGTTGGCATTTGATATGATGAGATATTCTTCCATACTGATAAGTTTGGTGCAAAGGTAAGCAAAATATTTAAAAAGTATGGCTGGAGGTAGCGTGTTTTTTGTGAACCAGTGGATTTGTTTTGTGGAGAATATGAAGTCAAACTCTAGATATGACTATCTGTTTAAGGTGGTCAACTAAAATCGTTAAACCACAGTTAGTAATCTAGCGAGGAAAAAACAAAAAAGCAGCAAACCGCAAAGGGCTTGCTGCTCACGATAGGAGTGTTTCCTATTTCTTTTATGGGTTGTATATATGACTGAAGAGCTGTTGAATTGGCTTTCCCTTTGGCCGCCGAACTTTGTTTCTTCACTCTTCACTCTTCGTTCTTCACTTTCTATACTTCCTTCAATATGGTTTCCAATCTTCCGATGAAGTCATCCACATTCTCCTTGGTCAATACCAATGGAGGGAGGATGCGGAGGATGTTGGTGCCGGCGCAACCGGTGAAGCAGTGCTGCTCGTGGATGAGCTTGCTGCGAACTTCCTTGTGAGGAATATCGAGTACGGCTCCTACCATCAAACCACGGCCACGAACTTCTGTGATGTGGCTGTTGTGCTTCTGCAACTCCTTCAGCTGGGCAATGAGATATTCACCAACCTCATGTGCATTCTGTACCAGGTTCTCCTTCTCAAATACATCGAGAACGGCGAGAGCGGCTGTACATGCCAGGTGGTTGCCACCGAAGGTAGTACCCAGCTGACCATATACAGGAGTAAACTCTGGAGAAATCAACACGCCACCCATAGGGAAACCATTGCCGATACCCTTGGCTACGGTGATGAGATCTGGCTTGATGCCCAACCACTGGTGAGCAAAGAACTTACCGCTTCTGCCGTAACCGCACTGGATTTCATCGCAAATCAGGAAAGTGCCGTATTTCTTGCAGGCTGCCTGCAAACCCTGAGCAAACTCAGGAGTTACCATGTTGCAACCACCTACGCCCTGAATCGCCTCGATGATGCAGGCGCAGACATCGCCCTTGGCAAGTTCCTTCTCCCAAGCCTCCAAATCGTTGATAGGAAGATAGGTTACGTGACCATTGTCATTGATAGGAGCGATGATCTTTGGATTATTTGTTACCTCTACGGCAAGGGATGTTCTGCCGTGGAATGCCTTTTCTAAAGATAGCACGCGGGTTCTGCCGTTGGTAAAAGAAGCCAGCTTCAAGGCATTCTCGTTTGCCTCGGCACCTGAGTTGATGAGGAAGAACTGATAATCCTCATAACCGCTAGCCTTGCCCAGACGCTCTGCGAGTTTCACCTGCAACTTGTTAATGACAGAGTTGGAGTAGAACCCCAGGTTGTTCAACTGGTTGGTGAGCATCGCCACATAGTGAGGATGGCAATGACCGATGCTGATAACGGCATGACCGCCATAGAGGTCTAGGTATTCCTGACCCTTGTCGTCCCATACCTTGCAGCCCTGTCCTTTTACAATATTAATATCGAAAAGAGGATATACGTCGTAAAGTTTCATGTTAAATCGATGTTTTAAGAAAGACAACTCATAGAGTTATCTTATTACAAACTATTTTTTTTGATAGAAGAACGAATGAATATTCATCCGTTCTTCCGAATTCTTTTATTTAAAAAGCTGATGGCTTGAGTTTCAAACCTGCTGTCTGGTCGATACCAAACATGATGTTCATGTTCTGAACAGCCTGACCTACGGCACCCTTCAGAAGATTGTCGATGCAGGAAGTAATCAAGAGCTTATCGCCATATTTATCCACATGAACCAGGCACTTGTTGGTATTCACCACCTGCTTCAGGTCGATTGCCTTATCCACATAGTGGGTGAACTTGGCATCCTTGTAGAACTCCTTGTAACCTGCCACGATTTCCTCGATAGGCTTGTCGGTCTTCACAACTTCTGTAGCGAAGATACCGCGGGCGAAGTCGCCACGGTAAGGGATGAAGTCGATGGCTGCATCGAGATAACCCTGTGTCTGCTTCAGACTCTCACGAATCTCTGGCACGTGCTGATGGTTGAATGCCTTGTAGATGCTCATGTTGTTGTTGCGCCATGAGAAATGGGTAGTGGCACCTGGCTTCTGACCAGCGCCGGTGCTACCGGTAATGGCGTTGACAGATACATCGCTGTTGATGAGGCCCATCTTAGCAGCAGGCAACAAACCAAGTTGAATGCAGGTTGCAAAACAACCTGGGTTTGCCACGTGCTGAGCTACGGCTATTTTTGATTCATTTATTTCTGGAAGACCATATACAAAATCGTGAGCGGCTGGGGTTGGCTGCTGGGTAGCAACCACAGTCTCTGGGGCAAGACGGAAGTCCTGTGCCAGGTCGATAATCTTCACGTTCTCCGGAACATTGTGCTCCTTCAGGAACGCCTCGCTCTTGCCATGACCGAAGCAGAAGAAGATAACATCCACCTGGTCGAAAGGCATCTCGGCGGTAAACTTCAAGTCAGTCTCGCCATACAATCCCTCGTGAACCTCAGCCACCAGGTTGCCGGCGTTGCTCTCGCTATTGGCGAATACAATCTCTGCCTCAGGATGGTTGATAAGGAGGCGAATCAGCTCACCTCCCGTATAACCAGCTGCTCCTAAAATACCTACTTTTACCATATTATCTTTCCTCGTTAGGGTGCATACCATAATAAACACGGAGTGGGGTAGAGCTTACCTTGATGAAGCCCTTCGCATCCTCGGCTGTCCAACCGTGCTGCATCTCGCCATACTCACCGAGCTTAGACTTGGTCAAATCGTCTGGTGAATCGACACCAACAGTCTGGAAGCTAAATGGACGAAGCTTCAGAATAGCAGTACCGTTTACGTTACGCTGAGAAGATGTCAGCATTGCTTCGATATCCGGCATTACTGGCTCCAGGTACTGGCTCTCGTGGAGGAACATTCCGTACCAGTTGCCTACCTGATCCTTCCAATACTGCTGCCACTTGCTCAATGTGCTCTTCTCCAACAGGCGGTGAGCCTCGATGATGAGCTTAGGAGCTGCAGCCTCGAAAGCTACACGACCCTTGATGCCGATGATGGTATCACCCACGTTGCAGTCGCGACCGATGGCATAAGAAGCACCAATCTCCTCAATCTTCTGGATGGCAGCAATCTTATCATCAAACTTCTCGCCGTTGACAGCCACGATCTCACCCTTCTCGAAGGTAATCTTCAGTTCGGCCTCTTCTTCCTTGGCAGTAACGTGCTTCAGATAAGCCTCCTCAGGGAGACCCTGGGTTGGGTCGAGAATCTCACCACCACAGATACTGGTTCCCCAGATACCTACGTTATATGAATACTTCAACTTGGTGAAGTCTGCAAAGAAGCCGTGCTCGTTCAGATAATCAACCTCCTCCTTACGAGAAAGCGCCTTATCACGAGTCAATGTGATGATCTCTACACCAGGAGCCATTACCAGGAAGGTCATGTCGAAACGGATCTGGTCGTTGCCGGCACCTGTACTTCCGTGAGCGATGGCGTCAGCACCAATCTCCTTGGCGTAACGAGCGATTGCGATAGCCTGGAAGATACGCTCAGAAGATACTGAAATAGGGTAGCAGTTGTTGCGGAGCACATTACCGAAAATCATGTATTTCAATGATTTCTCATAATATTCGTGGGTAACATCGAGAGTGACGTATGCCTTGGCGCCCAACTTATATGCGTTCTCTTCGTTGGTCTTCAACTGCTCGGAAGAGAAACCACCTGTGTTAGCGCATGCTGCATAAACATCCCAGCCATCCTGGGTCAACTTCATTACTGTGTATGATGTATCGAGACCGCCACTGAAAGCGACTACAACTTTTTTATTTGCCATTTTATTTTATGTTTAATATGTGGTGAATAATGTTTAGATGGCATTCTTGCCAATACCTTAATTTATATATAAGGATTTAAATTTCTGCAGAAGGTCCGTCAATCTTTCTGATTCTCTCAATCACCTCCTGAGGAAGCTTGATAGGCAGATGCTCCTCTGGGTCGAAGAGCATGGCGGTGCAGATGCAGTATTTGCGGTTGGTACGATGGAGGACATCTACGTTGATGCAACCCTCGCAACCACGCCAGAATGACTCGTCATCGGTCAGGTCGGCGAAGGTAACAGGAAGATAACCCAGCTGGGTGTTCATCTTCATGACAGCCGAACCGGATGTCAAAGAGAAAATCTTGGCATGAGGCCATCGCTGTCGGGCAAGCGTAAAGGTAAAGTTCTTGATGCGTTTAGCCAGTCCCATACCACGGAAGTCTGGGTGAACGATCAAACCTGATGTGGTAACATAGTGCTTGTTGCCCCATGTTTCGATGTAGCTGAAACCTGCGAACTTTTCGCCCTGGAGAGCGATGACCGCCTTGGCTTCGCGCATCTTGGTGGCAACATACTCTGGTGAACGCTTGGCGATACCAGAACCACGCTTCTTTGCAGCTTCTGCAATTGTAGTCAGAATGGTGTCGATGTACTTGATGTGACTTTCGTCAGCCACCATTACTTTAACTTCTGCTTCTTCCATTTTTTCTCTTCTATCTTAAAATGTTTTTGTTTTAATATTCTTTCTTTATATATAATAAGGTGTATGTTTTGCATAAAAAAGCAACTACCTTATACATATTTATGGTGAACGTCTGGAATTACCTCTGCTAGTGCATTGATGATTTCCTCTTCTGTGGTACCTTTCTTTTTAACCAGGAAGATAGTGTCGTCACCGGCGATGGTTCCAAGAATTTGAGAAATATCACTATTGTCTATGTTATAGGCAATGCTGCTTGCATATCCCGGACGGGTCTTGATCACGACCATGTTCCCGGAGAAGTTGATTGATTGAAATCCGGTATTCACCATCATCTTGCTCACTGGAATATGGTTTGATACTCTCTTATATAATGTATCGTTGGGCAGGACATACGCATATTTTCCACTCGAAGATGCTGCCTTTGCTACCTTGAGCAGTTTTAAATCACGGCTCAATGTAGCTTGCGTAATCTTAAAGCCTTCTTTGTGAAGAGCCTCCAAAAGTTGGTCTTGTGAACTCAACTCCTGACTTGATATAAGCATCTTCAAAGTTTCCAATCTGCTATTCTTTGCCTTCATATGCTGTATTTTTATTCGTTTAACGGCTGCAAAATTACAATATATTTTGCAAATAACCAAATAATATGAAAGAAAAATGCATAAAATAACATTATTTTGTCTTTAGATATGCATAAATGTGGAATAATTATGCAAATATTGCCTTCTTTCATACAAATTTTCTACACTTGGCTTTTGATGCAGAATAGCCTTTTTATCCATTTTAAGCTAATTATTGTAAATTATTGAAAAAAAGTCTACGAAAACCGCATCGGTTCAATTAGTTTTTGTTATCTTTGCAGACACAATTCTTAGATTATAATCAACTTAATATAAAATAAACCTTTAGAAGATGGAAAAAATGAATGTTAAACCAGCAGAAGGTAAGCTGGGAATCTTGGTTGTTGGTTGTGGCGCAGTAGCTACTACCTTCATGACCGGTGTTTTCATGACTCGTAAGGGACTTGCGAAGCCAGTAGGTTCAATGACTCAGTACGACAAGATTCGTGTTGGCAAGGGTGCAGACAAGAAATATTTGCACTACAAGGACATCGTTCCTCTTGCTGATCTTAATGATATCGTATTCGGTACTTGGGATGTTTATCCGCAGAATGCTTATCAGGCAGCTATGTATGCTGAGGTATTGAAGGAGAAAGATATCAATCCTGTACGCGAGGAGTTGGAGAAGGTAGTACCAATGAAGGCTGCTTTCGACAAGAACTATGCAAAGCGTCTTGATGGCGACAATGTGAAGGATTGCAAGACCCGCTGGGAGATGGTAGAGGCTCTTCGTCAGGATATTCGCGACTTCAAGGAGAAGAACGGTTGTGCCCGTATCGTTGTTATCTGGGCAGCATCTACCGAAATCTATGTTCCTGTAGATATGGAGATTCATGGTACATTGGCAGCACTTGAGGCTGCAATGAAGGCTGACGACCGCCAGCATGTAGCTCCATCCATGTGCTACGCTTATGCTGCTTTGACAGAGGGTGCTCCTTTCATCATGGGTGCTCCTAATACAACTGTTGATATTCCTGCTATGTGGGAACTCGCAGAGAAGACCAAGATGCCTATCGCCGGTAAGGACTTCAAGACAGGCCAGACTCTTGTCAAGAGTGGTTTCGCTCCTATCATCGGTACCCGTTGTCTCGGCTTGAATGGCTGGTTCTCTACCAATATTCTCGGCAACCGTGATGGTCTCGTTCTCGATGAACCTGCTAATTTCCATACCAAGGAGGTAAGTAAACTCTCTACTCTTGAGACAATCCTGAAACCAGAAACTCAGCCAGATCTCTATGGTCATGGTAACGATGAAGATACTCAGTACTATCATAAGGTACGTATCAACTATTATCCACCTCGTAACGATAACAAGGAGGGTTGGGATAATATCGATATCTTCGGCTGGATGGGTTACCCAATGCAGATTAAGATTAACTTCCTCTGCCGTGACTCAATCCTTGCTGCTCCATTGCTGCTCGACCTTACATTGTTGAGCGATCTTGCTGCTCGTGCAGGCCGATTCGGAATCCAGCGTTTCTTGAGTTTCTTCCTTAAGGCACCTATGCACGATTATACTAAGGGTGAAGAGCCTGTGAACCATCTCTACCAGCAGTATACGATGCTGAAGAATGCTATCCGTGAGATGGGAGGTTACGAGGCCGATGAGGAAATCGACTAATTAGGTTATTTCATTTAATACTACACCTTATTATATAAGGCATTAAATTTATATCATGGCACACCTTTGGAATGTTAGAATATCTCTCCATAGGTGTGCCTTTTTGTTTATTTATATAGAAAGTAGACATGGATTCGGTAACGAGTTTTATTTATGGTATGAGCATGATGTTCTTCTCCATGATGGCTTTCCTGTTTTGGAGAAAAGGAAAGGAGATGCTCTTTCGGATGATTATGTGGCTCATGATTGTGGTCGACCTGCAGTTGGTAAAGGACATGGTTTTCTTTCAGATTTATGGTTTTGACAACGAGCATGCGTGGTATCTTACGTCTTCGTTGGATATGATGATTATTCCGTTCTACAGCTTTGTGTTGATGGAACTGGTGAAGCCGGGCTGGTTCAGATGGGTGAAAGCTTTGATGCTGGAATTGCCTTTCCTCTTGTTGCCGGTGTTCTATATTTTTACCCATAATATCATCTGGTTTTATGTGCTTTCTGCCTGGGGAGCCATTTATGGATTCTCTACCTTTATATTGCTTTTCTTTATGATTCGGAGGTATCACCGCCAGCTGAAAGAGCGCTTTTCTTATCAGGAAAATATTAATCTGAATTGGCTTCTTGCCATTCTCAATACCTTCTTCCTGATTCTGTTTTTATGGACGCTGAGCTGTTTCGTTATTAATGTGGATTACGACAATATCTATATGGTAAGCTCTCTGATACTCTGGATGCTGATAGATTATTTTGTTTATAGGCATGAGTCTGTGATAGAAGAGTTGAGCGATATTGAAATTGTACCGTTAGAGCAGAACGAAGTAGATGTTTCGGGGATGGCTGCTGAGGTGCAGCGGTTGTTCGAGGAAGATAGAATCTATCTCAATCCGAAACTGAAATTGTCTGATGTGGCGCTGGCTGTAGGTACGAACCGTACTTATCTGAGTCGCTATTTTAACCGGCAGAATGGGCAGACGTTTTATGATTATGTGAATTCTTATCGTATACAGTATGCTGAGAATTTGTTGAAATCAACGAACTTTCCTTTGCCGGAAATCGCCATCAAATCGGGATTTAATTCTATTTCTACGTTCAGAAGAGTATTTTTTGCCTCTTTTGGTTGCTCTCCTAATAAATATAGGGTAAATGCATAAGTTATTGGTGTTTAGGTAGTTTCTAAAAATCAGTGGTACACTGAAAAATGTCAAAAGACACTTTTTGTCCATTTGAAACTTATTTTTGCTATTTTGAAACCATGGTTCTCATTTTTTTTTCCTATCTTTGCACCATAGAACTTTTTGAAGAGAATATAACTCTAGCATTTACTTTTTCTAGGAATAAAAAAAATAAAGGTTGGCCAACCCGTTGAGGGCAAGCCAACCTTTCTCGTTATGTATGTTATTCTTTGTTTTTTTACTTTATTCCCGGTTCCCGTTTTCATTATTCCTTGTTGCTGCCTCCGAAGATGCGGAGCAAGTAGAGGAAGAGATTGATAAAATCGAGATACAGGGTCAAGGCTCCGATGAGTGCCAGTTTCTGTGCGCCCTCGCTCATGTCGTATTGTGTCTGGAGCATCTGCTTGATCTTCTGACTGTCCCAAGCGGTCAAGCCAACGAAGATGGCTACGCCGGCGTAACTCAAAATGTAATCAAACCCTGAACTCTTCAAGAACATGTTTACTACGGTAGCGATAATCAGGCCTATCAGCGCCATGAAGAGTATTTTTCCGAAAGAGGTCAAATCCTTCTTGGTTGTGTAACCATAGAAAGCCATTGCTCCGAATGTGCCGGCTGTAATAAAAAATACCTTGGCAATACTGGTCATCGTATAAACTACGAATACGGATGAAAGCATGGCACCATTCAAAACCGAGTAGACGATGAAGAGTAGGGTGGCCGTAGTCAGGGAGAGTCTCTGTAGGGCACCAGTAATGATGAATACCAGGGCGAGTTCTGCGATAATCAGGCCAAAGAGCAAGCCGCGGCTTGTCATCAAGGTCATCAGCAGGGTAGGACTGCTAGCCACACCATAGGCAGTAACGCCCGTAATCAGGAGAGCTAAGGTCATCCATGTATACACTTTGCGCATCAAAGCAGAGAAAACACCGCTTATACCTCGCTCTTTCTCATTAACAGCAAAGCCATTGCTCTCCTGGTTGTTCTGACTATTTATCAGATTGTACATTTCCTTTTCTGTCATAATTCTATTTTCTTTTGTTATTTATGGTCTATTGAATAATATAATAAGCGCAAAGATAATGCCAATTATTGAAACGAACGATAATCTCTGCGCTTTATTAACATTTATTCCGTAATTTTACGTCATTCATTCCTTTATTTAAGGGCTGTCTTCTTTACGGCTATCTGTTTTCCGCCTCGCGTTACCTCTACGGCTACAGTTCCATTTACTGGTGAGCGAAGCTGTTCTGTTTCAGATTTTGCCTGTTTCTGAAGTGCCAGGACACCTGAGGTTCCGTATATTCTGATGATGTCGTTCTGTTTCAGACCCTTTATCAGGATATGATAGTTGCCGTTAGGAATGATGGTGATGTCTGACTTCATGTCAGCCTCCTTGCGGTTGAAACTGATCTGCCATTGCCATCTTAATCTCTTATCTTCTCTTTCTTCTACCAGTCTCATACGCTATTCGTTTTATTTCGAATGCAAAGATACGTCTTTTCCGTTTTCTACCTATGCGATTTGTGCGATTTGCGTGGATTCGGGAAATAAAGTGCGAAAAATATCATGGAATCATTCAGAAAAATATCTCCGAAGGATAAGATAATATCTCCGAAAGATAGCAGAATATCTCCGAAGGATAAACCCAGAAGACAAATGTAGGTAATCCGATGACGAAGATATGGAAACTGGGTTGTGGTGACGAGGTGAAGGGTGAAGGGTATATTTTAAATCTTATATTATATTCTTTTTTATAGGATTTTTGGAAAAACCGAAAAACCAGCAAGATGAAAAAATGGATTTTTCCTTTACCCGCGCGTATATATAAAAAAGAGTTTTCAAACCTTCACCCTTCACCTTTTTATTTAACGTTTTATGTGTCAAATAGTTACGGGTGAAGGGTGGTGAAGGGTGTTTTTCGCTTTTTAGAAACATATTTTAAGAATTCAACCCGTTTTTACATATTTTAAGTATTTGTTTTCTATTCCGAAATGGGTATCTTTTTTAGAGGGTCCTCTTTTTTATGATTTCTTTCTATGGAAATTTCTGAGAATCCCTGTCTAATCAGTATCCTTGATGTATAAGCCGTTAAAATATTGTCAGCGAAATAAAGTTAATGGCTACGGATAAGCGTCAATTTTTAAATATAAATTAACTAAAAAGCATTATAACCTAGAATTATATTGTGCGCTTGCGTATACGCCTAAGTGCGTGCACTGGCGAGCGCATATATATAATAATGTAAGCAGCTAAAATCTATTGCATAAAGTCTTTATAGATGTTAAAAAACCGAATAAAAAAGCAACTTTTTGCAAAAAGATTTGGTGGAATGAAAAATAGTTAGTACTTTTGCACTCGCTTTTGAGAAATACACTTTCTCTTAGCGATTAAAGAAAGAGTTCTTTGAAAGATTTTACATAAACAGACAAGTAGTACAAGAAGCGGTTAACTTCTTAGAAATAAGAAAGTTGACTGGGTAAAAGAAACGAACCGTCAAGCAATTGACAAGTCAGGTTTACTAAGCTTCAATAAACGAAAAGGATATTCGTCCTAAGTACAGACAACAAACACTTCGCTAGACTTTCGGGTATAGCAAAGTAAAAATGATATTTTACAATGGAGAGTTTGATCCTGGCTCAGGATGAACGCTAGCTACAGGCTTAACACATGCAAGTCGAGGGGAAACGACATCGAAAGCTTGCTTTTGATGGGCGTCGACCGGCGCACG
This Segatella copri DSM 18205 DNA region includes the following protein-coding sequences:
- a CDS encoding GNAT family N-acetyltransferase, whose protein sequence is MEEAEVKVMVADESHIKYIDTILTTIAEAAKKRGSGIAKRSPEYVATKMREAKAVIALQGEKFAGFSYIETWGNKHYVTTSGLIVHPDFRGMGLAKRIKNFTFTLARQRWPHAKIFSLTSGSAVMKMNTQLGYLPVTFADLTDDESFWRGCEGCINVDVLHRTNRKYCICTAMLFDPEEHLPIKLPQEVIERIRKIDGPSAEI
- the argC gene encoding N-acetyl-gamma-glutamyl-phosphate reductase, which produces MVKVGILGAAGYTGGELIRLLINHPEAEIVFANSESNAGNLVAEVHEGLYGETDLKFTAEMPFDQVDVIFFCFGHGKSEAFLKEHNVPENVKIIDLAQDFRLAPETVVATQQPTPAAHDFVYGLPEINESKIAVAQHVANPGCFATCIQLGLLPAAKMGLINSDVSVNAITGSTGAGQKPGATTHFSWRNNNMSIYKAFNHQHVPEIRESLKQTQGYLDAAIDFIPYRGDFARGIFATEVVKTDKPIEEIVAGYKEFYKDAKFTHYVDKAIDLKQVVNTNKCLVHVDKYGDKLLITSCIDNLLKGAVGQAVQNMNIMFGIDQTAGLKLKPSAF
- a CDS encoding LytTR family DNA-binding domain-containing protein encodes the protein MEEYLIISNANFLLRVASEQIAYVCSEGSYCNLRLTNGDEYTFSFNLVVFEKKIVEQLAKTAHFFARVGRNYIINSQHIFSINLNTSELVLYNERFCEKFTLHVSKEPLKQLKALLDNSIKS
- a CDS encoding argininosuccinate synthase gives rise to the protein MANKKVVVAFSGGLDTSYTVMKLTQDGWDVYAACANTGGFSSEQLKTNEENAYKLGAKAYVTLDVTHEYYEKSLKYMIFGNVLRNNCYPISVSSERIFQAIAIARYAKEIGADAIAHGSTGAGNDQIRFDMTFLVMAPGVEIITLTRDKALSRKEEVDYLNEHGFFADFTKLKYSYNVGIWGTSICGGEILDPTQGLPEEAYLKHVTAKEEEAELKITFEKGEIVAVNGEKFDDKIAAIQKIEEIGASYAIGRDCNVGDTIIGIKGRVAFEAAAPKLIIEAHRLLEKSTLSKWQQYWKDQVGNWYGMFLHESQYLEPVMPDIEAMLTSSQRNVNGTAILKLRPFSFQTVGVDSPDDLTKSKLGEYGEMQHGWTAEDAKGFIKVSSTPLRVYYGMHPNEER
- a CDS encoding aspartate aminotransferase family protein, with translation MKLYDVYPLFDINIVKGQGCKVWDDKGQEYLDLYGGHAVISIGHCHPHYVAMLTNQLNNLGFYSNSVINKLQVKLAERLGKASGYEDYQFFLINSGAEANENALKLASFTNGRTRVLSLEKAFHGRTSLAVEVTNNPKIIAPINDNGHVTYLPINDLEAWEKELAKGDVCACIIEAIQGVGGCNMVTPEFAQGLQAACKKYGTFLICDEIQCGYGRSGKFFAHQWLGIKPDLITVAKGIGNGFPMGGVLISPEFTPVYGQLGTTFGGNHLACTAALAVLDVFEKENLVQNAHEVGEYLIAQLKELQKHNSHITEVRGRGLMVGAVLDIPHKEVRSKLIHEQHCFTGCAGTNILRILPPLVLTKENVDDFIGRLETILKEV
- a CDS encoding energy transducer TonB; its protein translation is MKEKNNLEETYFLGKAQETRYTKSHIYKKVFGIAACVIAIIGITIVLMFKPQSVSQPHVLKTIAVLPEGGQMPIFNGNGDINDFLRWVMTNIQYPKGLEDKPARVVINFTVQKDGTLGLFKVLEAPKEKAYEQTVIELLKRSPHWKPARLSDGEEVNMEFTLPVVFTPEVRKK
- a CDS encoding tetratricopeptide repeat protein, translating into MKQFRLILILWLCMAMNAKANETTANLLQQGDSCLSRYDVFHATQYYQKYLEANPSHLGARRKLASCYRKVGNYTACISCLDKIPSDSINHEDMRMFYYAYLNQNNNDKVSLWGERIAFLFPYDSEIIASLAVHYNGVNKPDRAEKVAKNYISQCDSTNLYVNKEYAYSLFMQFKYDEAIPLYEKLIAQGFDNFESNFILGLCYEDQPDNEKALKHYQKAVQFKNDNATCLFHLALIEKSFCMDSLSMAHFNQSLEVSLPKDRALRTYKWLADLHFQHSRYADAARDFELCILYDEEDDPLNYYNAAQMFIASKNKLKAKQHLQMFLANANRLEDKKEAAQLISKAKEQLKQ